A genomic region of Cherax quadricarinatus isolate ZL_2023a chromosome 42, ASM3850222v1, whole genome shotgun sequence contains the following coding sequences:
- the LOC138853862 gene encoding uncharacterized protein → MNYMKMNFLINFLIVVVTILVSGVDTVVDQDDGWRPAHLGINLKLRDRQRGFDPGLPHLQGGLLDPGLPDHQGGGLDHGYVGDVERRGERPRGYLGFPGGYTYMDDEFSDTDVDYSDTDEDYWDTDEDYWEYDDFRDTDEDYSDTDVDFSDTGVDYWDTDEDYSDTDTDDFWDSDEDYSNTDTDDSWEYNLGGTEEKQHPAGAVDENLGGTEEEQHPAGAVDENLGGTEEEHPAGAVDENLGGTEEEHPAGAVDENLGGTEEEHPAGAVDENLGGTEEEHPAGAVDENLGGTEEEHPAGAVDENLGGTEEEHPAGAVDENLGGTEEEHPAGAVDENLGGTEEEHPAGAVDENLGGTEEEHPAGAVDDEHQDVLVESAMKDGRQQLEDVIEYSKKLASTLKVEKSYREQLEDALNSATLKINEGEVFRVQMEKVMKVEFEYCDEIEGTLEAEKKQSAQLKATLEAEKKQSAQLKATLEAEKKQSAQLKATLEAEKKQSAQLKATLEAEKKQSAQLKATLETEKKHSAQLKATLETEKKQSAQLKATLETEKKQSAQLKATLETEKKQSAQLKATLETEKKHSAQLKATLETEEKHSAAQLKATLETEKKHSVQLKATLETEEKHSAQLKATLETEEKHSAQLKANLEAEKTHSAQLEEELQLLKEQNSELNTGKYKRPFKKVSEVAKNLIKKNEIQANQIKRLTETVNFQRREYLSLHQEAEKKHSAQLKAALEAEKQQSVQLEATLEAEKKHSAQIEEELQLLKEQDSELNNDLLDVYVTLQKELLFVEDQLVIKSEECESLAANLTHLKSQVKPTEKNAAKYKRRFKKVSEVASSLIRENEIQADHIKSLTETVNFQRRAYVSLHSVVSDDLRHNSLTTTQVLEETPKVNVQEEDNLEEEDENEVKLDGLREEDETEVKFDDLREEEGTEVKLDLREEEGTEVKLDDLREKGESEKVKLDDNLSETEGTDKVKVDDLRKEQGATTEEQQLDEFTAHKLKMLIHTIEHKKERKKMEEHQEKMDRILVIVTFIAGVFTLLCIVTSFFPYK, encoded by the coding sequence aTGAATTATATGAAAATGAATTTTTTGATAAATTTCTTGATTGTTGTGGTGACGAtacttgtgtctggtgttgacactgttgttgacCAAGATGATGGGTGGCGACCTGCCCACCTGGGCATTAATCTTAAACTTCGTGACCGCCAGAGAGGGTTTGACCCTGGGCTTCCTCACCTCCAGGGAGGACTGCTTGACCCTGGGCTTCCTGACCACCAGGGAGGTGGTCTGGATCACGGATATGTAGGCGACGTGGAGAGACGTGGTGAACGACCTCGTGGTTACCTGGGCTTCCCTGGCGGATACACCTACATGGACGATGAATTCTCCGACACCGACGTAGACTACTCCGATACCGACGAAGACTACTGGGACACTGACGAAGACTACTGGGAATATGACGACTTCAGGGACACTGACGAAGACTACTCCGACACCGACGTAGACTTCTCCGACACAGGCGTAGACTACTGGGACACTGACGAAGACTACTCCGACACCGACACTGACGACTTCTGGGACTCCGACGAAGACTACTCCAACACCGACACTGACGACTCCTGGGAATATAACCTCGGTGGTACAGAGGAAAAGCAGCACCCAGCTGGTGCAGTGGATGAAAACCTCGGTGGTACAGAGGAAGAGCAGCACCCAGCTGGTGCAGTGGATGAAAACCTCGGTGGTACAGAGGAAGAGCACCCAGCTGGTGCAGTGGATGAAAACCTCGGTGGTACAGAGGAAGAGCACCCAGCTGGTGCAGTGGATGAAAACCTCGGTGGTACAGAGGAAGAGCACCCAGCTGGTGCAGTGGATGAAAACCTCGGTGGTACAGAGGAAGAGCACCCAGCTGGTGCAGTGGATGAAAACCTCGGTGGTACAGAGGAAGAGCACCCAGCTGGTGCAGTGGATGAAAACCTCGGTGGTACAGAGGAAGAGCACCCAGCTGGTGCAGTGGATGAAAACCTCGGTGGTACAGAGGAAGAGCACCCAGCTGGTGCAGTGGATGAAAACCTCGGTGGTACAGAGGAAGAGCACCCAGCTGGTGCAGTGGATGAAAACCTCGGTGGTACAGAGGAAGAGCACCCAGCTGGTGCAGTGGACGACGAACACCAAGATGTACTGGTGGAGAGCGCTATGAAAGACGGACGACAGCAGCTCGAGGATGTGATCGAGTACAGTAAAAAGCTGGCGAGTACTTTGAAGGTAGAGAAGTCGTACAGGGAGCAACTTGAAGATGCTTTAAACTCCGCAACACTGAAGATTAACGAAGGGGAAGTATTCAGGGTACAGATGGAGAAAGTGATGAAAGTCGAGTTTGAGTACTGTGACGAGATTGAAGGTAccttggaggcagagaagaagcAGAGTGCTCAGCTCAAAGCTACCTTGGAGGCAGAGAAAAAGCAGAGTGCTCAGCTCAAAGCTACCTTGGAGGCAGAGAAAAAGCAGAGTGCTCAGCTCAAAGCTACCTTGGAGGCAGAGAAAAAGCAGAGTGCTCAGCTCAAAGCTACCTTGGAGGCAGAGAAAAAGCAGAGTGCTCAACTCAAAGCTACCTTGGAGACAGAGAAAAAGCACAGTGCTCAACTCAAAGCTACCTTGGAGACAGAGAAAAAGCAGAGTGCTCAACTCAAAGCTACCTTGGAGACAGAGAAAAAGCAGAGTGCTCAACTCAAAGCTACCTTGGAGACAGAGAAAAAGCAGAGTGCTCAACTCAAAGCTACCTTGGAGACAGAGAAAAAGCACAGTGCTCAACTCAAAGCTACCTTGGAGACAGAGGAAAAGCACAGTGCTGCTCAACTCAAAGCTACCTTGGAGACAGAGAAAAAGCACAGTGTTCAACTCAAAGCTACCTTGGAGACAGAGGAAAAGCACAGTGCTCAACTCAAAGCTACCTTGGAGACAGAGGAAAAGCACAGTGCTCAACTCAAAGCTAACTTGGAGGCAGAGAAAACGCACAGTGCTCAACTTGAAGAAGAGCTTCAACTGCTGAAAGAACAGAATAGCGAACTGAATACTGGGAAATATAAACGCCCTTTTAAAAAGGTTTCTGAAGTGGCCAAGAATCTCATCAAAAAGAACGAGATTCAAGCTAATCAAATTAAGCGTCTTACGGAAACAGTTAACTTCCAGCGACGGGAATATCTGAGTTTACACCAGGAGGCAGAGAAAAAGCACAGTGCTCAGCTCAAAGCTGCCTTGGAGGCAGAGAAGCAGCAGAGTGTTCAGCTCGAAGCTACTTTGGAGGCAGAGAAAAAGCACAGTGCTCAGATTGAAGAAGAGCTTCAACTGCTGAAAGAACAGGATAGCGAACTGAATAATGATTTGCTGGATGTTTACGTAACTTTACAGAAAGAGTTGTTGTTTGTTGAGGATCAGTTAGTTATCAAGAGCGAGGAGTGTGAGAGTCTGGCCGCTAACCTCACACATCTTAAAAGTCAGGTTAAGCCCACGGAAAAGAATGCTGCAAAATATAAACGCCGTTTTAAAAAGGTTTCCGAAGTGGCCAGTAGTCTCATCAGAGAGAACGAGATTCAAGCTGATCACATTAAGAGTCTTACGGAAACAGTTAACTTCCAGCGACGGGCATATGTGAgtttacacagtgttgtaagtgaCGATCTCCGACACAACTCTCTGACAACAACGCAAGTTCTGGAAGAAACCCCCAAAGTGAACGTACAAGAGGAAGATAATCTCGAGGAGGAAGACGAAAATGAGGTCAAGCTTGATGGTCTCAGGGAAGAAGACGAAACTGAGGTCAAATTTGATGATCTCAGGGAGGAAGAAGGAACTGAGGTCAAGCTTGACCTCAGGGAGGAAGAAGGAACTGAGGTCAAGCTTGATGATCTCAGGGAGaaaggagagagtgagaaggTCAAGCTTGATGATAACCTCAGCGAGACAGAAGGAACTGATAAGGTAAAAGTTGATGACCTCAGGAAGGAACAAGGAGCAACGACGGAGGAGCAGCAGCTTGATGAATTTACCGCTCATAAACTTAAAATGTTAATCCACACTATCGAACACAAGAAGGAACGTAAGAAGATGGAAGAACATCAAGAGAAGATGGACCGTATCTTGGTTATTGTGACGTTCATCGCAGGTGTCTTCACTCTTCTCTGTATTGTGACAAGTTTCTTCCCTTACAAGTAA